From the Polaribacter huanghezhanensis genome, the window TGCTTTTCTAAAGCATGCGCTAATTGTACTATTGATGGCGTTAATAGGACAAATACACTAAAAAGGATGATATGTTTTTTAAACTTTTTGATCGTTTTAATTTCTTTTTTTTCTGATTTTCATATTCAAAGCTTCAACTCCTAAAGAAAAAGCGATGGCAAAATACAAATACCCTTTTGGAATTGCTCCTACAGAATTGTTAAAAATTACAGTATTTGCTAAATGTGCTCCTTCGGTTATCAACATAAACCCAATTAAAATCAAAAAAGACAACGCCAACATTTGTACTGTTGGGTGGTTATTTACAAACTGACCAACAGGATTTGCAAATACCATCATAATCAGCATAGAAATTACAACCGCAGTAATCATTATAAGTAAGGCGCCTTCTGTTCCGTTTGTCATTCCGACCGCTGTTAAAACAGAATCGAAAGAAAAAACAATATCAATTAGAACAATTTGAACGATAACTTTTGACAAAGTAGTTTCCATTTTTTTTGTGGAAGTATCTTTGGATTTTCCTTCTACTTTGTGATGAATTTCACTAGTGCTTTTATATAAAAGGAAAATTCCTCCTAAAATTAGAATAATGCTCTGTCCAGTAATTTCTGTAGTTAACCAAGA encodes:
- a CDS encoding TerC family protein, giving the protein MEIFANIDTWVALLTLTFLEIVLGIDNIVFISIATNKLPKEQQRKGTNIGLLLAMIFRIMLLLGVSYLIAMKDPFFSIHTSWLTTEITGQSIILILGGIFLLYKSTSEIHHKVEGKSKDTSTKKMETTLSKVIVQIVLIDIVFSFDSVLTAVGMTNGTEGALLIMITAVVISMLIMMVFANPVGQFVNNHPTVQMLALSFLILIGFMLITEGAHLANTVIFNNSVGAIPKGYLYFAIAFSLGVEALNMKIRKKRN